A region of Shewanella psychromarinicola DNA encodes the following proteins:
- the acpS gene encoding holo-ACP synthase, whose protein sequence is MAIVGIGTDIVEIERIREQQTRLGDKLAKRVLTQAELAVYCASTLPERYLAKRFAAKEAAAKALGTGIGRGVSFQHIHTSNDEYGAPLVTFTEGAAKRLALLGGVKGHLSIADEKHYAIATVILESAD, encoded by the coding sequence ATGGCCATTGTGGGAATTGGGACTGATATTGTTGAGATAGAGCGCATTCGCGAGCAACAAACTCGCTTGGGTGACAAACTGGCCAAAAGGGTGTTAACGCAAGCTGAGTTAGCTGTGTATTGCGCTTCTACATTACCGGAGCGTTACCTTGCTAAGCGTTTTGCTGCTAAAGAAGCTGCTGCCAAAGCCTTAGGTACTGGGATTGGACGTGGCGTATCATTCCAGCATATTCACACCAGCAATGATGAATATGGTGCACCTTTGGTGACCTTCACTGAGGGGGCTGCCAAAAGGTTAGCTTTGTTAGGTGGTGTAAAAGGTCACTTGTCTATTGCTGATGAAAAACATTATGCCATCGCAACCGTCATTTTAGAGTCAGCTGATTAG
- the recO gene encoding DNA repair protein RecO: protein MKRGYVLHHRQFRESSVIVNLLVEGVGRVDAITRVGSGKRSIKSILQPFQPLIIQFSAQSEARNLGLKTITQIESAAPAIPLSGNSLYSGFYLNELLVRLLSVEHQAEGLFLDYHRALLALAKQFCSSHLRYFEMALLLELGALPSLAHDTQGDSLDCRCHYRFIAQSGFIPVVTTQASSFSHGKGCLSGSMLLALASQDLQPEQFNQAKGLMRYLLTPLLGNKPLLSRQLFAKKAD from the coding sequence ATGAAACGTGGCTATGTGCTTCATCATCGTCAATTTCGAGAATCGAGCGTGATTGTTAATTTGCTGGTCGAGGGCGTTGGACGTGTCGATGCCATCACTCGAGTCGGTTCAGGTAAACGGTCGATTAAAAGTATTTTACAACCTTTTCAACCGCTAATAATCCAATTTAGTGCTCAATCGGAAGCCAGAAACCTAGGTTTAAAAACCATTACCCAAATTGAATCAGCAGCACCAGCTATACCTTTAAGTGGTAATAGTCTGTATTCTGGTTTTTATCTAAACGAGTTATTGGTTCGTCTATTATCGGTGGAACACCAAGCTGAAGGGTTATTTTTAGACTATCACCGTGCGTTACTGGCGTTAGCCAAACAGTTTTGCTCAAGTCACCTGCGTTATTTTGAAATGGCACTGTTATTAGAGCTAGGTGCATTGCCATCTCTTGCCCATGACACTCAAGGTGACTCATTAGATTGCCGTTGTCACTATCGGTTTATTGCACAAAGTGGTTTTATCCCTGTGGTAACAACCCAAGCGTCATCTTTTTCTCATGGCAAAGGCTGTTTATCTGGCTCAATGTTGCTAGCATTGGCATCGCAAGATTTACAACCTGAACAGTTTAATCAAGCCAAAGGGTTAATGCGGTATTTACTGACGCCATTGCTGGGTAATAAGCCACTATTAAGTAGGCAATTGTTCGCTAAGAAAGCCGATTAG
- the pdxJ gene encoding pyridoxine 5'-phosphate synthase, whose protein sequence is MSGILLGINIDHIATLRQARGTHYPDPVHAAAVAEHAGADGITIHLREDRRHIQDRDVYLLAKTLKTRMNFEFAVTEEMIAIACDIKPAYACLVPEKRAELTTEGGLDVAGQLEKVSLAVIRLAAAGIKVSLFIDADKSQIDAAVASGAPYIEIHTGCYADAKTDAQQAVELARIIEMAKYAHSQGLVVNAGHGLHYHNVKAIAAIPELYELNIGHAVIARAAIDGLDTAVRDMKALMQAGRRGE, encoded by the coding sequence GTGAGCGGAATACTGTTAGGCATTAACATCGATCATATCGCGACACTGCGTCAGGCTCGCGGTACTCACTACCCCGATCCGGTGCACGCCGCGGCAGTGGCAGAGCATGCTGGTGCAGATGGCATTACTATACATCTACGTGAGGACCGACGTCATATTCAAGATCGTGATGTGTATTTGTTAGCAAAAACATTGAAAACGCGAATGAACTTTGAGTTTGCTGTCACGGAAGAAATGATCGCCATTGCCTGTGATATAAAACCTGCTTACGCTTGTTTAGTGCCAGAGAAGCGTGCAGAGCTGACGACTGAAGGTGGTCTTGATGTTGCTGGTCAGTTAGAGAAGGTTAGTTTAGCCGTCATCCGTTTAGCCGCAGCAGGCATTAAAGTGTCATTGTTTATCGATGCTGATAAAAGCCAGATTGATGCCGCCGTTGCTTCTGGTGCACCCTATATCGAAATTCATACGGGTTGTTATGCAGATGCCAAAACCGATGCACAACAGGCTGTTGAATTAGCTCGTATCATCGAAATGGCAAAGTATGCCCATAGCCAAGGATTGGTCGTCAATGCCGGTCATGGTTTGCATTACCATAATGTTAAAGCGATTGCGGCAATACCAGAGCTTTATGAGCTTAATATTGGTCATGCTGTCATAGCAAGGGCGGCAATTGATGGCTTAGACACTGCCGTTAGAGACATGAAAGCATTGATGCAAGCTGGGCGTAGAGGCGAGTAA